From Populus trichocarpa isolate Nisqually-1 chromosome 19, P.trichocarpa_v4.1, whole genome shotgun sequence, a single genomic window includes:
- the LOC7467466 gene encoding protein HGH1 homolog isoform X3 yields the protein MATELEELVGFLSSPSPPVKKAAVEIVRDLTGSEDGLLSLSKYASTMLPSLSQLLKDKKEVSEPAAEALINLSLNSNLAAKMVEMGMIKAAMDVLYKPDSSITRLLVMLLVNLTQLDSGIVSLLQIEDEKMQGLFVMKLVRSFCRSSDETRDDPFDHVGSILVNISKKEAGRKMLLDSKRGLLKQILRQFDSTSPLRKKGIYSEEDASKMPLELGNVLSFEREPWDDPEIRVEALESIYLITVQEAGLRAFWSMNGPRILQFWYEDEEDPKVMEAYERVGSLLVHGSETSK from the exons ATGGCCACGGAGCTTGAAGAACTGGTGGGCTTTCTTTCCTCTCCTTCCCCACCT GTGAAGAAGGCAGCTGTTGAAATAGTTCGAGACTTAACTGGATCCGAGGATGGGTTACTGTCTCTTTCCAAGTATGCCAGTACTATGCTTCCTTCATTATCTCAGCTTCTTAAGGATAAAAAG GAGGTTTCTGAACCTGCAGCAGAAGCTCTTATTAATCTTTCACTCAACTCGAATTTAGCTGCAAAGATGGTTGAAATGGGGATGATTAAAGCAGCCATGGATGTATTGTATAAACCAGATAGTAGCATTACTCGGTTGCTGGTAATGCTACTAGTTAACCTTACTCAATTGGATTCTGGTATTGTTTCCTTGCTTCAG ATTGAGGATGAGAAGATGCAAGGGCTATTTGTTATGAAGCTGGTGAGATCATTTTGTAGATCCTCTGACGAAACTAGAG ATGATCCGTTTGATCATGTTGGTTCCATTCTTGTGAACATTTCGAAGAAAGAAGCTGGAAGGAAGATGTTACTAGACTCTAAGAGAGGGTTGCTGAAGCAGATTCTCCGACAATTTGATTCAACAAGTCCATTACGGAAGAAAGGG atatatagtgaagaagatGCATCAAAAATGCCTCTTGAGCTTGGCAATGTACTCTCCTTTGAGCGTGAACCATGGGATGATCCTGAAATTCGTGTTGAAGCATTGGAATCTATATACTTAATCACAGTGCAG GAGGCAGGTCTAAGAGCCTTTTGGTCTATGAATGGACCACGTATATTACAATTTTGGTACGAAGACGAGGAAGATCCTAAAGTAATGGAAGCTTATGAGCGAGTTGGCTCGTTG CTGGTTCATGGCAGTGAGACATCAAAATGA
- the LOC7467466 gene encoding uncharacterized protein LOC7467466 isoform X1, producing the protein MATELEELVGFLSSPSPPVKKAAVEIVRDLTGSEDGLLSLSKYASTMLPSLSQLLKDKKEVSEPAAEALINLSLNSNLAAKMVEMGMIKAAMDVLYKPDSSITRLLVMLLVNLTQLDSGIVSLLQIEDEKMQGLFVMKLVRSFCRSSDETRDDPFDHVGSILVNISKKEAGRKMLLDSKRGLLKQILRQFDSTSPLRKKGVFGTLRNCCFEAENQLQNLLLISEFLWPALLLPVAGKRIYSEEDASKMPLELGNVLSFEREPWDDPEIRVEALESIYLITVQEAGLRAFWSMNGPRILQFWYEDEEDPKVMEAYERVGSLLVHGSETSK; encoded by the exons ATGGCCACGGAGCTTGAAGAACTGGTGGGCTTTCTTTCCTCTCCTTCCCCACCT GTGAAGAAGGCAGCTGTTGAAATAGTTCGAGACTTAACTGGATCCGAGGATGGGTTACTGTCTCTTTCCAAGTATGCCAGTACTATGCTTCCTTCATTATCTCAGCTTCTTAAGGATAAAAAG GAGGTTTCTGAACCTGCAGCAGAAGCTCTTATTAATCTTTCACTCAACTCGAATTTAGCTGCAAAGATGGTTGAAATGGGGATGATTAAAGCAGCCATGGATGTATTGTATAAACCAGATAGTAGCATTACTCGGTTGCTGGTAATGCTACTAGTTAACCTTACTCAATTGGATTCTGGTATTGTTTCCTTGCTTCAG ATTGAGGATGAGAAGATGCAAGGGCTATTTGTTATGAAGCTGGTGAGATCATTTTGTAGATCCTCTGACGAAACTAGAG ATGATCCGTTTGATCATGTTGGTTCCATTCTTGTGAACATTTCGAAGAAAGAAGCTGGAAGGAAGATGTTACTAGACTCTAAGAGAGGGTTGCTGAAGCAGATTCTCCGACAATTTGATTCAACAAGTCCATTACGGAAGAAAGGG GTTTTTGGAACACTCCGCAACTGTTGTTTTGAAGCTGAGAATCAACTTCAGAATTTGCTTTTGATATCTGAGTTTCTTTGGCCAGCTCTACTTCTTCCTGTTGCTGGTAAAAGG atatatagtgaagaagatGCATCAAAAATGCCTCTTGAGCTTGGCAATGTACTCTCCTTTGAGCGTGAACCATGGGATGATCCTGAAATTCGTGTTGAAGCATTGGAATCTATATACTTAATCACAGTGCAG GAGGCAGGTCTAAGAGCCTTTTGGTCTATGAATGGACCACGTATATTACAATTTTGGTACGAAGACGAGGAAGATCCTAAAGTAATGGAAGCTTATGAGCGAGTTGGCTCGTTG CTGGTTCATGGCAGTGAGACATCAAAATGA
- the LOC7467466 gene encoding uncharacterized protein LOC7467466 isoform X2 translates to MHGWPCMWGNCADDCATAVLQSFALEVSEPAAEALINLSLNSNLAAKMVEMGMIKAAMDVLYKPDSSITRLLVMLLVNLTQLDSGIVSLLQIEDEKMQGLFVMKLVRSFCRSSDETRDDPFDHVGSILVNISKKEAGRKMLLDSKRGLLKQILRQFDSTSPLRKKGVFGTLRNCCFEAENQLQNLLLISEFLWPALLLPVAGKRIYSEEDASKMPLELGNVLSFEREPWDDPEIRVEALESIYLITVQEAGLRAFWSMNGPRILQFWYEDEEDPKVMEAYERVGSLLVHGSETSK, encoded by the exons ATGCATGGCTGGCCTTGCATGTGGGGGAATTGTGCGGATGATTGCGCGACTGCAGTTTTGCAAAGTTTTGCATTA GAGGTTTCTGAACCTGCAGCAGAAGCTCTTATTAATCTTTCACTCAACTCGAATTTAGCTGCAAAGATGGTTGAAATGGGGATGATTAAAGCAGCCATGGATGTATTGTATAAACCAGATAGTAGCATTACTCGGTTGCTGGTAATGCTACTAGTTAACCTTACTCAATTGGATTCTGGTATTGTTTCCTTGCTTCAG ATTGAGGATGAGAAGATGCAAGGGCTATTTGTTATGAAGCTGGTGAGATCATTTTGTAGATCCTCTGACGAAACTAGAG ATGATCCGTTTGATCATGTTGGTTCCATTCTTGTGAACATTTCGAAGAAAGAAGCTGGAAGGAAGATGTTACTAGACTCTAAGAGAGGGTTGCTGAAGCAGATTCTCCGACAATTTGATTCAACAAGTCCATTACGGAAGAAAGGG GTTTTTGGAACACTCCGCAACTGTTGTTTTGAAGCTGAGAATCAACTTCAGAATTTGCTTTTGATATCTGAGTTTCTTTGGCCAGCTCTACTTCTTCCTGTTGCTGGTAAAAGG atatatagtgaagaagatGCATCAAAAATGCCTCTTGAGCTTGGCAATGTACTCTCCTTTGAGCGTGAACCATGGGATGATCCTGAAATTCGTGTTGAAGCATTGGAATCTATATACTTAATCACAGTGCAG GAGGCAGGTCTAAGAGCCTTTTGGTCTATGAATGGACCACGTATATTACAATTTTGGTACGAAGACGAGGAAGATCCTAAAGTAATGGAAGCTTATGAGCGAGTTGGCTCGTTG CTGGTTCATGGCAGTGAGACATCAAAATGA
- the LOC7494606 gene encoding glucosidase 2 subunit beta has product MEITTQCTNANKLIPFIISLYFLGSSVQSLSPLLGIHPLDEKYFGSQVIKCKDGSKSFSRDRLNDNFCDCLDGTDEPGTSACPSGKFYCRNAGSTPKFIFSSRVNDQICDCCDGSDEYGSGINCPNTCVMGGDLEYKAGNYISHIDMKESKRGLILEELFQKARGLKVIIILQVVILACVVIYRIYYQRIKFKRRRYR; this is encoded by the exons ATGGAGATAACTACCCAATGTACTAATGCCAACAAGTTGATTCCTTTTATCATCTCCCTGTATTTCCTTGGATCCTCTGTTCAGTCTCTTTCACCTCTACTGGGCATCCACCCTTTAG ATGAGAAGTACTTTGGTTCGCAGGTGATAAAGTGCAAGGATGGTTCAAAGTCATTCAGTAGAGACCGTCTTAATGATAATTTCTGTGATTGTCTTGATGGGACTGATGAGCCTG GAACTTCAGCCTGCCCAAGCGGAAAATTTTATTGCAGGAATGCAGGAAGTACAcccaagtttattttttcatcccGTGTAAATGATCAAATTTGTG ATTGCTGTGATGGAAGTGATGAATATGGTAGTGGCATCAATTGCCCCAACACCTGCGTCATGGGTGGAGATTTGGAGTACAAAGCTGGAAATTATATCTCACATATTGATATGAAAGAATCGAAAAGGGGACTTATTTTGGAGGAATTATTCCAGAAGGCTAGAG GATTGAAGGTGATAATCATCCTACAGGTGGTTATCCTAGCCTGTGTAGTGATTTACAGAATATATTATCAGCGGATCAAGTTCAAAAGAAGACGCTACCGCTGA